The sequence ACTGCCAACGTTCCTCCGACGGCAATCGCTCGTGGAATTTACACGCGCGGTGTCGATATCAATAACAATATGGATACGCGCGGATTTGGGTATTGGTATGCAAGCAATTCTGATCCCGCAAACGATGAAGGATATAAACTTGGAACCCTTCGATATAATCCCGACGGATCATTTGCAGGTTCCGATACAGGACATCCTCTATTAAAACAAACATTGGGGACTGCGAACGGTGGAACATTTGATTGGGGAGGTACTGCACCATGGACTTCTGCTATCGATAGTAAAGGACGAATATATCAAGCAAGCAACGGTGGAAATTTTGTCACACGAATGGATCATGATTCCGCTGTTCCCAAAATCATTATCAGAAATATTACTTTCCCGCGAGGCATATATACTACCGGCGAAGGTTCAAACTTAAAACTCTATATTGCTGCGGATACAGTTGTTTGGAGAGCGGATATCGGAACAAGCGATACATTGGCCACGGCACTTCAACTTGTGGGATCATTTGGCGCGTATGTTCGTGATGTGATACTTGACGATGGAGGTGCAATGTTTGTTACCTTAAGGACGGGAGCAGCAGGTGTTGCGCCTGGATATATCGAGCGGTATGATATTTCAGGAACGCTACCAAAAAAACGTGCCGATGCGCTGTTTTCAATTTCTCACACGACAGGATTACCTGTCTGTTTTGCGCTGCAACGCGGACCTGATAAAATTTCTGCATCTGATGATACAATGTATTACAGCATTCGAGGAGCGAACGGATCAGACACGATGAATCTGGGAATTCATCAGATTATCAATGTTGACGGCGGTTTTCCTGAAGCAAAAAGAATCTTCAAATCAGGTGATGTCGTGGGGAGTCTCGGCGGAAATAATAATGCCAATGCTGATATTGCATTAGACTGGGCAGGAAATATTATCTGGTTCGAAAATGCAAATGAAGAGATCTTTATGGTGTCTCCGCCTCGCGCAGGTACTGTTGTTACACGAATTACAAAAGGATATGATACGGTGACGGTGCAAAATTTAGTATCAGTGAAAACTCAAGGTGTGCCGACGGAGTTTATGCTCAATCAGAACTATCCGAATCCTTTTAATCCTTCCACAACAATAAGTTATTCGCTTCCGGAGAATGCAAAAGTAACCGTGACGGTGTATGATGTGCTTGGAAATATTGTTAACGAATTATATAGCGGCGAAGCACAACAAGGATATAATGCAATTGTTTGGAATGCTGCAAATACTTTCGGAAAATCGGTATCGAGCGGAATGTATCTCTACCGAGTGACCGCTCAATTGAGCGACGGCCGTTCGTTTACCGACACAAAACGGATGCTGTTATTGAAGTAATTTTTTGGTACAATAAACCGTCCTGTTCACCCGGGCAGGACGGTTTTTATTTGTACAGAATTCTATGAAAATATTTATTGTCCTTTCGGTTTTTGTTATGACTACACATCTTGC is a genomic window of Bacteroidota bacterium containing:
- a CDS encoding FlgD immunoglobulin-like domain containing protein, giving the protein MKKIVTIVAVILMVVSGIVYADVFASRITITNPNGSAFDGKFTDGTGMKVSYILNDTATSVELKVYNAATNVVTASVVSSPQARGLNSITWDGNGAVAGQKYYVKLQATQKPRSADKYTAFYFQQTANVPPTAIARGIYTRGVDINNNMDTRGFGYWYASNSDPANDEGYKLGTLRYNPDGSFAGSDTGHPLLKQTLGTANGGTFDWGGTAPWTSAIDSKGRIYQASNGGNFVTRMDHDSAVPKIIIRNITFPRGIYTTGEGSNLKLYIAADTVVWRADIGTSDTLATALQLVGSFGAYVRDVILDDGGAMFVTLRTGAAGVAPGYIERYDISGTLPKKRADALFSISHTTGLPVCFALQRGPDKISASDDTMYYSIRGANGSDTMNLGIHQIINVDGGFPEAKRIFKSGDVVGSLGGNNNANADIALDWAGNIIWFENANEEIFMVSPPRAGTVVTRITKGYDTVTVQNLVSVKTQGVPTEFMLNQNYPNPFNPSTTISYSLPENAKVTVTVYDVLGNIVNELYSGEAQQGYNAIVWNAANTFGKSVSSGMYLYRVTAQLSDGRSFTDTKRMLLLK